Proteins found in one Macrobrachium nipponense isolate FS-2020 chromosome 35, ASM1510439v2, whole genome shotgun sequence genomic segment:
- the LOC135208492 gene encoding rRNA methyltransferase 1, mitochondrial-like gives MFSRLIVRYASRKRFSLPSVNFKYAETEVQNEEEKRLPPVYPFEEDRQERRGVKSRFKKEKSNGKSNKESLGILASRNLIGEKQVSNKLSKNMKFEGKYKSFNTSVKRKTGAGFEPEGELIFGIHPVFHALQAQRRKFNHLYYKAGLEDKNVKIREILKLAGDNHLQVEAVNLSQLTKIIGEDRVHQGICCDVSPLPFEKLEVDLSNTSDEESCKLWLYMDRIQDPMNFGAILRSAYFMGVDKVITSKENSCRLTGIVSKASAGAAEMLPVYQVDDLRGFLQELVNQEWNLVCAAPQSTSSVSLSTYMPNGNTVIAVGNEGYGITPELRDLFKTTIAIQPGRVLQTGMDSLNVSVATAVILHDMTSKISALNTKNNAKR, from the exons ATGTTCTCAAGGCTTATTGTTAGATATGCAAGTAGGAAAAGATTTTCCTTGCCCAGTGTCAACTTTAAATACGCTGAAACAGAAGTTCAAAATGAGGAGGAAAAGCGTCTACCCCCAGTATATCCATTTGAGGAGGACAGGCAAGAAAGAAGAGGAGTCAAGAgtagatttaaaaaagaaaaatcaaatggcaaatcaaataaagaatctctAGGTATATTAGCATCTCGTAATTTAATTGGTGAGAAACAAGTAAGTAATAAATTgagcaaaaatatgaaatttgaagGAAAGTACAAGAGCTTTAATACATCCGTGAAACGAAAAACTGGTGCAGGTTTTGAACCTGAGGGCGAACTGATTTTTGGCATTCATCCAGTGTTTCATGCTTTACAAGCTCAGCGTCGTAAGTTTAACCACCTCTATTATAAAGCTGGATTAGAGGATAAGAATGTTAAAATTCGGGAGATACTGAAATTGGCTGGTGATAATCATTTACAAGTGGAGGCTGTCAATTTGTCACAACTCACAAAAATCATTGGTGAAGATCGAGTGCATCAAGGGATCTGTTGTGATGTCAGCCCTCTGCCTTTTGAGAAACTTGAAGTTGATTTGTCTAATACAAGTGATGAAGAATCTTGTAAATTGTGGCTGTACATGGATAGAATTCAAGATCCTATGAACTTTGGTGCTATTTTAAGATCAGCTTACTTTATGGGTGTGGACAAAGTGATCACTTCTAAAGAAAATAG TTGTCGACTCACTGGGATTGTAAGCAAAGCAAGTGCGGGGGCAGCAGAAATGCTCCCTGTGTATCAGGTTGATGACCTCAGGGGTTTCCTTCAAGAATTAGTTAACCAGGAATGGAATCTAGTGTGTGCAGCTCCTCAGAGTACATCGTCAGTCTCCTTAAGTACATACATGCCAAATGGAAATACAGTGATAGCTGTAG GTAACGAGGGCTATGGGATTACTCCTGAACTTCGAGACTTGTTTAAAACTACCATTGCTATTCAGCCTGGTCGGGTATTGCAGACTGGCATGGACTCGCTCAATGTATCTGTAGCCACTGCAGTGATCTTGCATGATATGACATCAAAAATTTCTGCGCTAAATACTAAGAACAATGCAAAGAGGTGA